From the Francisella frigiditurris genome, one window contains:
- a CDS encoding ATP-binding cassette domain-containing protein has product MQLVSLKKLNLSFGTQEILKDVDFDISKGQRICLIGRNGTGKSSLLKIIEGKNHPDSGEVIIHNNAVIASMIQDIPNDIKGDVKSVILSGLGEVGEKLVEYQDILASLESFPENLHKLEDVQKYIDENHAWEYMNEADVIITKLQLNTDKKFSDLSGGMKRRVILARALIRKPDLLLLDEPTNHLDISSITWLEEFLKQFAGAILFITHDRKFLNNVAKSIIELDRGNLYSFEGNYLQFLEKKEAILQAEQKSNKEFDKRLAQEEAWIRQGIKARRTRNEGRVRALEKMRSERKQRKEQVGKIDINVSAGEKSSRKVIIANNVGHKYQQKYLFKNFSTEIVKGDKVAILGSNGCGKSTLLNILLGKLKPTDGSIEQAFNLQIAYFDQLRDQLDEKLSIMDNVKEGSDFIQINDKSIHVITYLQKFLFSPDRLHAPITHLSGGEKNRLLLAKILSKPSNVIVLDEPTNDLDIETLEILEEMLINYKGTILLISHDREFINNIATSTIVFEEHGLEEYVGGYDDWLRQKVKPEVLKEPKKEAPKVQQKQEKIEKQNKLNHEQRKTLKSLPVQIEKLEKGIGDIEGQMADADFYKKSKEEIQLVQSKLDQLNKDLEEKFSLWEELLALE; this is encoded by the coding sequence ATGCAATTAGTCTCTTTAAAAAAGCTTAACTTATCTTTTGGTACACAAGAAATATTAAAAGATGTAGATTTCGATATTTCAAAAGGTCAAAGGATTTGCCTTATTGGTAGAAATGGTACCGGTAAGTCTTCTCTATTAAAAATCATTGAAGGAAAAAACCATCCAGATAGTGGTGAAGTAATTATTCATAATAATGCAGTAATAGCTAGTATGATTCAGGATATTCCTAATGATATAAAAGGAGATGTTAAAAGCGTTATTCTTAGTGGGCTTGGAGAGGTTGGTGAAAAGCTTGTAGAGTATCAAGACATTTTGGCTAGTTTAGAGAGTTTTCCAGAAAATTTACATAAATTAGAGGATGTTCAAAAATACATAGATGAAAACCATGCTTGGGAATATATGAATGAAGCTGATGTGATTATTACAAAGCTTCAGCTTAATACTGATAAAAAATTTTCTGATCTATCTGGCGGGATGAAGCGTAGAGTAATACTTGCTAGAGCATTAATAAGAAAGCCTGACTTACTACTTTTAGATGAACCTACAAACCATTTAGATATATCTTCGATAACTTGGTTAGAAGAGTTTTTGAAACAGTTTGCGGGAGCTATATTGTTTATTACTCATGATAGAAAATTTTTAAATAATGTTGCAAAGAGTATTATCGAATTAGATAGAGGCAATTTATATTCCTTTGAAGGAAACTATCTTCAGTTTTTAGAAAAGAAAGAGGCTATATTACAAGCTGAACAAAAATCTAATAAAGAATTCGATAAAAGGCTAGCTCAAGAAGAAGCGTGGATCAGACAAGGAATTAAAGCTCGTAGGACAAGAAATGAAGGAAGAGTACGAGCTCTTGAGAAAATGAGATCTGAGCGAAAACAAAGAAAAGAGCAAGTAGGTAAGATTGATATAAATGTTTCGGCCGGTGAAAAGTCATCAAGGAAAGTTATTATAGCTAATAATGTAGGCCATAAATATCAACAAAAATACCTTTTCAAAAATTTCTCTACAGAGATAGTTAAGGGCGATAAGGTTGCTATACTTGGGTCAAATGGTTGTGGCAAAAGTACTTTATTAAATATTTTATTGGGTAAATTAAAACCAACTGATGGTAGTATTGAGCAAGCATTTAATCTTCAAATAGCTTATTTTGATCAGTTGCGAGATCAACTGGATGAGAAGTTGAGTATTATGGATAATGTTAAAGAGGGCTCTGATTTTATCCAAATTAATGATAAATCAATACATGTTATAACATATCTACAAAAATTTTTATTTTCCCCAGATAGGCTTCATGCTCCTATCACTCATCTTTCAGGAGGCGAGAAAAATAGATTACTCCTTGCAAAGATACTTTCTAAACCTAGTAATGTCATTGTATTAGATGAACCAACAAATGATCTTGATATAGAAACTTTAGAAATATTAGAAGAGATGCTAATCAATTATAAAGGGACTATTCTTTTAATAAGCCATGATAGAGAGTTTATTAATAATATAGCTACTAGCACAATAGTTTTTGAGGAGCATGGATTAGAAGAGTATGTTGGTGGTTATGATGATTGGTTGAGACAGAAAGTTAAACCAGAAGTTTTAAAAGAACCTAAAAAAGAAGCTCCTAAGGTGCAGCAAAAGCAAGAAAAAATAGAAAAACAAAACAAATTAAATCATGAGCAAAGAAAAACTCTTAAAAGCTTACCTGTCCAAATAGAAAAGCTAGAAAAAGGTATAGGAGATATTGAAGGACAAATGGCTGATGCAGATTTTTATAAAAAATCAAAAGAAGAGATTCAGTTAGTTCAAAGTAAGTTAGATCAATTAAATAAAGATTTAGAAGAAAAATTTTCACTTTGGGAAGAGCTTCTGGCACTAGAATAA
- the hldE gene encoding bifunctional D-glycero-beta-D-manno-heptose-7-phosphate kinase/D-glycero-beta-D-manno-heptose 1-phosphate adenylyltransferase HldE has protein sequence MYKDISKAKILVVGDVMLDKYYHGSSDRISPEAPVPVVNVKNVEDRVGGAGNVALNISSLDGVVGICALVGKDESANILEKELLKRKVQTSLIKTEYPTITKLRVLAQKHQLVRLDFEQNFNDIAKNEFIDEFQKILPNFNTVILSDYGKGTLSNTPLLIEKAKAAGCQVLVDPKGTDFSKYSGATVITPNLKEFEAVVGKCQSDDDIVKKATELANKYNIDNILITRSEKGMTIVKKSGDNKTIPTVAKEVFDVTGAGDTVIAVLSIGISLGYTVEESMKIANAAAGVVVGKVGTATVTLEELHAALAGKRGFKFGVVSQDELAQMTNDLSLVGEKVVMTNGCFDILHAGHVEYLQAARKLGDKLIVAVNTDESVARLKGPERPIVPLQARMELLAALGCVDWVVPFSEDTPVNVIEKVTPNILVKGADYTVDNIVGAEHVISNGGEVKTITLKPGFSTTNIVNKIKSSN, from the coding sequence ATGTATAAAGATATTTCTAAAGCGAAGATTCTAGTTGTGGGTGATGTAATGCTTGATAAGTATTATCATGGTAGTTCAGACAGAATTTCTCCAGAAGCACCAGTACCTGTAGTAAACGTTAAAAATGTAGAGGATAGAGTTGGAGGAGCTGGTAACGTTGCTCTAAATATTAGCTCTCTTGATGGGGTTGTAGGAATATGTGCTTTAGTAGGAAAAGATGAGTCTGCGAATATATTAGAGAAAGAGCTTTTAAAAAGAAAAGTTCAGACGTCACTCATTAAAACAGAATATCCAACTATTACAAAACTAAGAGTCTTAGCTCAAAAGCATCAGCTTGTAAGGCTAGACTTTGAACAAAATTTTAATGACATAGCTAAGAATGAATTTATTGATGAATTTCAAAAAATATTGCCAAACTTTAATACAGTAATTTTATCTGATTATGGTAAGGGTACTTTAAGCAATACGCCGTTATTGATTGAAAAAGCAAAGGCTGCTGGTTGCCAAGTATTAGTAGATCCTAAAGGGACAGATTTTAGTAAGTATAGTGGTGCAACAGTTATCACACCAAATTTGAAAGAGTTTGAAGCTGTAGTTGGTAAATGCCAATCAGATGATGACATCGTAAAGAAGGCTACAGAATTAGCTAATAAATATAATATTGATAACATACTTATCACTAGAAGTGAGAAAGGTATGACCATAGTCAAAAAGAGTGGTGATAATAAAACTATTCCTACAGTTGCAAAAGAAGTTTTTGATGTAACTGGAGCAGGCGATACAGTTATAGCTGTCTTATCAATCGGTATTTCGCTTGGATATACAGTTGAGGAATCTATGAAGATAGCAAATGCTGCAGCTGGAGTTGTGGTTGGTAAAGTAGGTACAGCTACAGTTACTTTAGAGGAGTTACATGCAGCACTAGCAGGAAAGAGAGGCTTTAAATTTGGTGTTGTTTCTCAAGATGAACTTGCTCAGATGACTAATGATCTTTCTTTAGTTGGTGAGAAAGTTGTAATGACAAATGGTTGTTTTGATATTTTACATGCAGGCCATGTTGAATATTTGCAAGCAGCAAGAAAATTAGGTGATAAATTAATAGTGGCCGTGAATACAGATGAATCAGTTGCTCGCTTAAAAGGCCCAGAAAGACCGATAGTTCCTTTACAAGCTAGGATGGAGCTTTTAGCAGCTTTAGGGTGTGTTGATTGGGTGGTGCCTTTTTCAGAGGATACTCCAGTAAATGTCATAGAAAAAGTTACACCTAATATTTTGGTTAAAGGTGCAGACTATACGGTTGATAATATTGTCGGTGCTGAGCATGTTATTTCAAATGGTGGAGAAGTAAAAACTATTACTCTAAAACCAGGTTTTTCAACAACAAATATTGTCAATAAAATAAAATCCAGTAATTAA
- a CDS encoding MFS transporter: MGLGLVFPIMPSLFFDSTAVTFGEVGGNFQNWYYSIALASWPLGLVLGGPILGELSDKYGRKIVLLSAIFCTSLSYMLSAYAIYSGDYLLFIASRFISGLAGGAFEIAQAAVIDISSEEEKSKNLGFITMAASLGFIIGPITTSFAASMSISHTLPFFVAAILSLVNMLFIFVVMKKDLPKHPGLVLTIGTVYKTISFLLSDKRIRLVGVAYLLMQAAWGFYGQGIALFLNEVYSYNTSMTGLFYAATGLAVAICSLFFQPYIFKKITPTKAFIIFAVICSIGLISTAIFANIGIQWLIGVVGSASQLICYTALLTIISSSVTDQEQGKAMGAAGAGFGMAWFLNDIMMGHLVSKSIYAPLPFGGVMFIVSIFMLLFALRKRNKSS, translated from the coding sequence ATGGGGTTGGGATTAGTTTTTCCTATTATGCCGTCATTATTTTTTGACTCTACGGCTGTTACTTTTGGAGAAGTAGGGGGGAATTTTCAAAATTGGTATTATTCTATTGCATTAGCTTCATGGCCTCTTGGATTAGTATTAGGAGGTCCTATATTAGGAGAGCTTTCCGATAAGTATGGTCGAAAGATTGTTTTACTATCAGCTATTTTTTGTACATCTTTGTCTTATATGTTATCTGCTTATGCAATATATTCAGGAGATTATCTACTCTTTATAGCTAGTCGTTTCATAAGTGGTTTAGCAGGAGGTGCTTTTGAAATAGCACAAGCAGCTGTTATTGATATAAGTAGTGAAGAAGAAAAATCTAAGAATTTAGGCTTTATAACTATGGCTGCTTCATTAGGCTTTATTATAGGTCCTATAACAACAAGTTTTGCAGCTTCTATGAGTATTAGTCATACATTACCTTTCTTTGTGGCTGCTATTTTATCATTAGTAAATATGTTATTTATTTTTGTTGTTATGAAAAAGGATCTGCCTAAGCATCCTGGTTTAGTACTAACAATAGGAACAGTTTATAAAACGATATCTTTCTTGCTTTCAGATAAAAGGATAAGACTGGTTGGAGTTGCTTATTTATTGATGCAGGCTGCTTGGGGCTTTTATGGTCAAGGAATAGCATTGTTTTTAAATGAAGTTTATAGCTATAACACTAGCATGACAGGTCTTTTCTATGCTGCTACAGGTTTAGCTGTCGCTATTTGTAGTTTATTTTTTCAGCCATATATTTTTAAAAAAATAACTCCAACAAAAGCTTTTATTATATTTGCTGTAATTTGTTCGATAGGATTAATATCAACAGCCATATTTGCAAATATAGGTATTCAATGGTTAATTGGTGTAGTTGGCTCTGCATCTCAGTTGATTTGTTATACAGCACTGTTAACTATTATTTCATCATCTGTAACAGATCAAGAACAAGGTAAAGCTATGGGAGCTGCTGGAGCTGGTTTTGGTATGGCATGGTTTTTGAATGATATTATGATGGGTCATTTAGTTTCTAAATCTATATATGCTCCTCTACCTTTTGGCGGAGTTATGTTTATAGTTAGTATTTTTATGCTTTTATTTGCATTAAGAAAGCGTAATAAATCTAGCTAA
- the rlmB gene encoding 23S rRNA (guanosine(2251)-2'-O)-methyltransferase RlmB — MSSLVYGIHAVESLIKTDSASKVIILNKGLNNPQIKSILDLASEKGIKPEVIDHIKQLPERLPRDVTHQGVFAYSLENNQKMYDEKDLKSLLPQDKNAFILILDSVQDPHNLGACIRTAHSAGVDFLVIPKDNSATVNATVKKVACGAAEHLKIVVVTNLSRAIEKLKEQGVWVIGLAGEADESLYDMNLQDSIALVAGSEGKGMRQKTKANCDFLAKLPMYGEVSSLNVSVASGISMYEVVRQRNFVKE; from the coding sequence GTGAGTAGTCTAGTATATGGTATACATGCTGTAGAAAGCTTAATAAAAACAGATAGTGCTAGTAAAGTTATTATTCTTAACAAAGGATTAAATAATCCTCAGATAAAGAGTATTTTAGACTTGGCAAGTGAAAAGGGAATAAAGCCTGAAGTTATAGATCATATTAAGCAACTTCCAGAGAGATTACCGAGAGATGTAACACATCAAGGTGTATTTGCTTATAGTTTAGAAAATAATCAAAAAATGTATGATGAAAAAGATCTAAAAAGTTTACTTCCACAAGATAAAAATGCTTTTATATTGATCTTAGATAGTGTTCAAGATCCTCATAATTTAGGCGCTTGTATTAGAACAGCACATTCTGCTGGAGTTGATTTTTTAGTTATCCCTAAAGACAATAGCGCTACAGTAAATGCAACTGTCAAAAAAGTTGCTTGTGGGGCAGCAGAACATTTAAAAATTGTAGTTGTTACTAATCTTTCTAGAGCAATTGAAAAGCTAAAGGAACAAGGTGTTTGGGTAATTGGATTAGCTGGTGAAGCTGATGAAAGTTTATATGATATGAACTTGCAAGATTCTATAGCTCTAGTAGCTGGCTCAGAAGGTAAAGGAATGAGACAAAAAACTAAGGCCAATTGTGACTTTTTAGCTAAGCTACCAATGTATGGGGAAGTATCTAGTTTAAATGTATCAGTTGCTTCGGGAATATCTATGTATGAGGTTGTTAGACAAAGAAATTTCGTAAAGGAATAA
- a CDS encoding DUF3568 family protein, protein MKKIYFGFLLGLSTLFLNGCIVAAVGLGAGTVAYVNGNYSMNMDGGVIKVYNAALKALEANNNYIISSKEASSEKAEIKGSTKVDSTKFKIEIEKITDNASKVTIKFGVFGDQSQSATLMTSIDNNTK, encoded by the coding sequence ATGAAAAAAATATATTTTGGTTTTTTATTAGGGCTTTCAACATTATTTTTAAATGGTTGTATTGTTGCTGCTGTTGGATTAGGTGCAGGGACTGTAGCATATGTTAATGGTAACTACTCAATGAATATGGATGGTGGTGTAATTAAAGTGTATAATGCGGCGCTTAAAGCATTGGAAGCAAATAATAACTATATTATATCTTCTAAAGAGGCCTCTAGTGAAAAGGCGGAGATTAAAGGTTCTACAAAAGTAGATTCTACTAAATTTAAAATTGAAATAGAAAAAATAACAGATAATGCTTCAAAAGTGACTATTAAGTTTGGCGTGTTTGGTGATCAGTCTCAGTCTGCAACGTTGATGACAAGTATTGACAACAATACAAAGTAA
- a CDS encoding FUSC family protein yields MQFAFLNSKKYAAINAAKTVIACLIAYALGRLLDSFFRAEQMYMWMVITVLVVMSTQPNLGGALDKALMRFVGTIISASIAIVIILISFNKVEAFSLAFIFIMVAVFIAGASSKFSYAGSLAGITMIIIILNENVSVELAVFRMIEISQGIVIALLVNRFVFPIRAERRLKESFSKTISDIKTFYGILFHERGSIHEDLMTNIFSEFTKQINLIKEVSYENKTQVVKEYQKMSLYIRRLYRYMILIYDYVDTSIAEDDKESLLKDITFIDIEEKTLQILGHVSKSIEKNKQVDYKEILAFEAYVKNNFENIVLLNGYGNQILEFYIKTFLKALEELAVEHNYIASH; encoded by the coding sequence ATGCAATTTGCTTTTTTAAATAGTAAAAAATACGCAGCAATCAATGCAGCAAAAACAGTTATAGCATGTTTAATAGCATATGCTTTAGGTAGGCTCTTAGATAGCTTTTTTAGAGCTGAGCAAATGTATATGTGGATGGTGATAACTGTTTTAGTTGTTATGTCAACGCAGCCAAATCTTGGTGGGGCATTAGATAAAGCTTTGATGCGTTTTGTTGGAACTATAATTAGCGCAAGTATTGCAATTGTAATAATCCTGATTAGTTTCAATAAGGTTGAAGCTTTTTCATTAGCTTTTATTTTTATTATGGTGGCAGTTTTTATAGCTGGGGCATCTTCTAAATTTAGTTATGCAGGATCCTTGGCTGGAATAACAATGATAATTATTATTTTAAATGAAAATGTTAGTGTTGAACTAGCTGTATTTAGGATGATAGAGATTTCTCAAGGTATAGTAATTGCATTACTTGTAAATAGATTTGTTTTTCCAATAAGAGCAGAAAGAAGGTTAAAAGAAAGTTTCTCTAAAACTATTAGTGATATTAAAACTTTTTATGGGATTTTATTTCATGAAAGAGGCAGTATTCATGAAGATTTGATGACTAATATTTTTTCAGAGTTTACTAAGCAAATTAATTTGATTAAAGAAGTCTCTTATGAAAATAAAACTCAAGTAGTAAAAGAGTATCAAAAGATGAGTTTATATATACGTAGACTTTATAGATACATGATTCTAATTTATGACTATGTTGATACTAGTATAGCTGAAGATGATAAAGAGTCATTGCTTAAGGATATTACTTTTATAGATATCGAAGAGAAAACTCTACAAATTCTGGGGCATGTAAGTAAGAGCATAGAAAAAAATAAGCAAGTAGATTATAAAGAGATTTTAGCTTTTGAAGCCTATGTTAAAAATAATTTTGAAAATATAGTTTTATTGAATGGTTATGGTAATCAAATCTTGGAGTTCTATATTAAAACTTTTTTAAAAGCTTTAGAGGAATTAGCTGTAGAGCATAACTATATTGCAAGCCATTAA
- the mpl gene encoding UDP-N-acetylmuramate:L-alanyl-gamma-D-glutamyl-meso-diaminopimelate ligase has protein sequence MSKHVHILGVCGTFMGSLAVLAKQRGYKVTGSDLNVYPPMSTYLESQGIDIIKGFDVSQLDNKPDEIIIGNVMKRGLPIIEKILDEKLNYFSGPSWLYENVLRHKKVIAISGTHGKTTTTTMTIKILEQAGLNPSFLVGGISGDFGVSSRYTDSEYFVIEADEYDTAFFDKRSKLIHYDPYILVINNIEYDHADIFKDIDAIYWQFHQLLRKMPSKASVIYNASDENVQHIINMGCWSKRVQTNIENSIHIDEHSSDYSSFRIVNGMEELSVNWGFIGQHNALNALSAYSVAKQIGIDDKDILDALNSFKGVKRRLEVIFKNDRITLYDDFAHHPTSIKLTLDAVRNKTPEAYVLALVDPRSNTMKDGSNKDFLPKALQRANKVLFYNHKLLKWDAKSTLNDIDTVIYVDEAETFKEHILEVLKQEKNNKIEIVMMSNGSFDGLREALPILLGEASE, from the coding sequence ATGAGTAAGCATGTTCATATTTTAGGTGTTTGTGGAACATTTATGGGATCATTAGCAGTTCTTGCTAAACAAAGAGGTTATAAAGTCACAGGTTCTGATCTTAATGTTTATCCTCCAATGAGTACATATCTTGAAAGTCAAGGGATAGATATAATTAAAGGTTTTGATGTTTCTCAATTAGATAACAAGCCTGATGAAATTATCATAGGTAATGTTATGAAAAGAGGGTTACCTATAATAGAGAAAATATTAGATGAAAAGCTTAATTACTTTTCAGGTCCTTCATGGCTGTATGAGAATGTCTTAAGGCATAAGAAAGTTATCGCAATTTCTGGTACTCATGGGAAAACCACAACAACCACGATGACCATAAAGATATTAGAGCAAGCTGGTTTGAATCCTAGTTTCTTAGTTGGGGGAATTAGTGGAGATTTTGGCGTATCATCAAGATACACTGATTCTGAGTATTTTGTAATAGAAGCTGATGAGTATGATACAGCTTTTTTTGATAAAAGATCGAAACTAATCCATTATGATCCATATATTTTGGTTATAAATAACATTGAATATGACCATGCTGATATTTTTAAAGATATAGATGCTATTTATTGGCAATTCCATCAACTTTTAAGAAAAATGCCAAGTAAAGCTAGTGTTATATATAACGCCTCTGATGAAAATGTCCAGCATATAATAAATATGGGCTGTTGGTCTAAGAGAGTTCAGACAAATATTGAAAACTCTATTCATATAGATGAGCATAGTAGTGATTATTCAAGTTTCAGAATTGTTAATGGTATGGAAGAGTTATCAGTTAATTGGGGTTTTATTGGACAACATAATGCATTAAATGCATTAAGTGCATATTCTGTTGCAAAACAGATTGGAATTGATGATAAAGATATTTTAGATGCACTAAATAGTTTTAAAGGTGTTAAAAGAAGGCTAGAGGTTATTTTTAAAAATGACAGAATAACTTTATATGATGACTTTGCACATCATCCAACTTCGATAAAACTTACTTTAGATGCGGTTAGAAATAAAACTCCAGAAGCATATGTTTTAGCCTTAGTTGATCCTAGATCAAATACAATGAAAGATGGGAGTAATAAAGACTTTTTACCTAAAGCATTACAGAGAGCTAACAAGGTATTATTCTATAATCATAAATTATTAAAATGGGATGCAAAATCTACATTAAATGATATTGATACAGTCATATATGTCGATGAGGCTGAAACATTTAAAGAACACATTCTAGAAGTATTAAAACAAGAGAAAAATAATAAAATAGAGATTGTTATGATGAGTAATGGTTCTTTTGATGGTTTAAGAGAAGCATTACCAATTTTACTAGGAGAGGCAAGTGAGTAG
- the pyrE gene encoding orotate phosphoribosyltransferase: MFVEFALHNNVLRFGEFTLKSGRISPYFFNAGLFNTGKQLATLADYYAKVIIESEIKFDVLFGPAYKGIPLAAAISTVLALKYNKDIPYAFDRKEAKDHGEGGLFVGADMKDKKVLLVDDVMTAGTAFYESYNKLKNINAKISGVVLSIDRQEKAKDLDISATQRIENEFNIPVKSITNFDDIYDYVRDNLDSEMINKFKLYREKYGA; encoded by the coding sequence ATGTTTGTTGAATTTGCTCTACATAATAATGTTCTAAGATTCGGAGAGTTCACTCTAAAATCTGGCAGAATTAGTCCATATTTTTTTAATGCCGGTCTCTTTAATACAGGAAAGCAGCTAGCTACTTTAGCTGATTACTATGCAAAAGTTATTATCGAGTCAGAAATAAAGTTTGATGTGCTATTTGGTCCAGCTTATAAAGGGATTCCTTTAGCTGCAGCAATCTCTACGGTATTAGCTTTAAAATATAATAAAGATATTCCTTATGCTTTTGACAGAAAAGAAGCAAAAGATCATGGTGAAGGTGGTCTTTTTGTAGGAGCAGATATGAAAGATAAAAAAGTTTTACTTGTTGATGATGTAATGACAGCAGGTACCGCTTTCTATGAGTCATACAATAAATTAAAAAATATAAATGCTAAAATCTCTGGTGTAGTTCTATCTATTGATAGACAAGAAAAAGCTAAAGATTTAGATATTTCTGCTACACAAAGAATAGAGAATGAGTTTAATATCCCTGTGAAATCTATTACAAATTTTGATGATATTTATGACTATGTAAGAGACAATTTAGACTCAGAAATGATAAATAAATTCAAACTATACCGTGAGAAATATGGTGCATAA
- a CDS encoding UDP-2,3-diacylglucosamine diphosphatase yields MVHKDIYIIADLHLNANNSKIAEIFRNFLESISSPKNKLFILGDFFDYWIGDDHTDAFYHQITGYLKKASDSGLEILFMHGNRDFLISKKFEKQSGVKIIKDPYYLKVGSNKIVLAHGDLLCTDDKSYQFYRTLARNGILQFLFRRLPLFIRQRLAKTARSHSYEKNTQKPNIDVTEKGILKYKKDCNIVIHGHTHKMHIHKENGYTRYVLGDWFKKGNYIKIVDDSITLHENII; encoded by the coding sequence ATGGTGCATAAAGATATTTATATAATTGCAGATCTTCATTTAAATGCTAATAACTCTAAAATAGCTGAGATATTTAGAAACTTTCTAGAAAGCATCTCTAGCCCTAAAAATAAACTTTTCATTTTAGGTGATTTTTTTGATTACTGGATTGGAGATGACCATACAGATGCTTTTTATCATCAAATAACTGGTTATCTTAAAAAAGCCTCAGATAGCGGTCTAGAAATTTTATTTATGCATGGTAATAGAGACTTCCTTATTTCTAAGAAATTTGAAAAGCAAAGTGGTGTTAAAATAATAAAAGATCCTTACTATCTTAAAGTTGGATCAAATAAAATAGTACTTGCTCATGGAGACCTACTTTGTACAGATGATAAAAGCTATCAGTTCTATAGGACTTTAGCTAGGAATGGAATTTTACAGTTTTTGTTTAGAAGACTTCCTTTATTTATAAGACAGCGCTTGGCTAAAACTGCTCGTAGTCATAGTTATGAAAAAAACACCCAGAAGCCAAATATTGATGTTACAGAAAAAGGAATCTTAAAATATAAAAAGGACTGTAACATTGTTATCCATGGACATACTCATAAAATGCATATCCATAAAGAAAATGGCTACACAAGATATGTTTTAGGTGATTGGTTCAAAAAAGGAAACTATATTAAGATTGTTGATGATTCTATTACTCTTCACGAAAATATTATCTAG